The stretch of DNA CTTTATGACCCGAAATACGTTGACCTCCTGCACCATATAAATCAGGCCTTAAGGGCGCACTATTTATTCAGCAGGGACGTTGATTACATAGTAAAGGATGGGCAGGTTATCATAGTAGACGAGTTTACAGGAAGACTCATGCCGGGCAGGCGTTTCAGCGACGGTGTTCATCAGGCGCTGGAGGCGAAGGAAAATGTCAAGATCGAGAGGGAGAATCAAACACTCGCAACCATTACATTTCAGAATTACTTCAGAATGTATAAAAAACTCGCTGGCATGACAGGCACAGCGGATACTGAAGCCCTTGAGTTCAAAAAGATTTACAACCTTGATGTTATTGTAATACCGACAAATGTACCACTTATAAGAACCAATTATACAGATGTCATTTACAGGACTGAAAAAGAAAAATTTAAGGCTGTGGTGGGTGAGATAGAAGAGCTTTACAAAAAGGGAAGGCCTGTACTTGTTGGAACACTCTCGATAGATAAGTCTGAGAGGGTATCTGAAATGTTGAAGAGAAAGGGGATACCCCATCATATCCTGAATGCAAAAAACCACGAAAGCGAGGCAGAGGTCGTTGCCCAGGCAGGCAGATCAAGGGCGGTAACAATATCCACGAATATGGCAGGAAGGGGAACTGATATCCTTCTTGGCGGAAATCCAGTGTTTCTCGCACTCACTATGTGCAAAGGGCAAAAGGACACAGAAGAATACATCAAAGCACTCGAAGAGGCAAAAAGGATATGCGAGAAAGACAAGGAAGGGGTAATAAGGCCCGGTGGATTACACATCCTTGGAACAGAAAGACACGAATCGAGAAGGATAGACAACCAGTTAAGGGGAAGGTCAGGGAGGCAGGGAGACCCGGGTTCTTCAAGGTTCTATGTATCCCTGGAGGATGAAATTATGAGGCTTTTTGGTTCCGACAGGGTCTCACCAATTCTCGGCAAACTCGGCATGAAAGAAGATATGCCAATAGAACACCCCTTCATCACAAAGGCCATAGAAAACGCCCAGACCAAGGTAGAGGGACACAACTTTGAGATACGAAAATATCTCCTTGAGTATGATAATGTGATGAACAAACAGAGGGAAACAGTATACGGGATGAGAAGAGAGGTCATGAAGGATGGCAACGTAAAGGACCATATATATGATATGATAGAAGAGATATGCGAAAACCTTGTGTATGAGTATGCCCCGGAGAAGGTATATCCAGAAGAGTGGGATCTTCAGTCTCTCAAGAACAGGATTTATGAAACATTCTTCTTTCACATAGACCTTGATTCAACAGATATAAAAACTATTACAAGGGAAGGGTTAATAGACATAGTAGAAGAGAAGGTTTTTTCTGTCTATAAAGAGAAGGATAAATTGTTCGGTGAAGACGAACTCAGGGCTATAGAGCAATTTATCACACTAAACTCACTCGATACGCACTGGAAGGAGCATCTCCTTTCCCTTGACCATCTGAAGGAGGGCATTGGTCTCAGGGGCTATGGACAGAAGGATCCATTAAGGGAGTATCAAAGGGAGAGTTTTGAACTGTTCCTTGATATGCTGGACAGGGTAAAATATGACACGGTGAAAAAAATGTTTGCAGTTCAACCTGCGAAAGAGGAGATTACCCATAATGAGCCTATCATGTTTATGAACAGGGGGGATGAACGCCCCCTTGAACAGAAGGGAAAGAAGATTGGAAGAAATGACCCCTGCCCATGCGGTAGTGGCAAAAAATATAAGCGGTGCTGCGGGAAGTAGATAGTAAATAACCAATGACCAATAATCAAGCTCCAAATAATATCCAATTTTCAAAGTTTAGGTTATTGGATATTGGAATTTGTCTGGTTATTGGAATTTGGTTATTGGTTATTGTGCTTCAGTGATTGGTTATTGTAATTTGGTTTATTGATTATTTAAAAAAGGGATTATTATGATTTCCGGTATTGAATTTTCAGGCATAGCATCCGGTATTAAGGGTCCAGGGCTCGATCTGGGGCTTGTCCTTTTTAAGGAAGGTATGAATGCTTTATCACTATATACGAGAAACAGGGTAAAAGCCGCTCATATCCTGTATAACAGGAGAATAGAGCATAATCCCATAAGGGCAATACTCGTAAACAGTGGATGTGCTAATGCATGTACAGGAAAAGAGGGCGTATCAGATCTCCAAATAATTGGCAATAAGCTTTCTTCTTTGCTTAAGATCAGGAAAGAAGAGATTCTTTTTGCATCAACCGGTGTAATAGGGAGAAGGCTACCAGCCGATAAGATTATTCGTTCTTTGCCGGCCCTTTTAAAAGGCCTCAAAGAGACACACGTGGAGTCCTTTGCAAAGGCTATCATGACAACAGATACCCATCCAAAGATTGTGAGTGAAACCTTCCAGGGGAAAAAGAGGTACAACATCGTAGGGATTGCAAAGGGTTCAGGCATGATAAATCCACTTTTTGCAACGATGCTTGCCTTCATCTTCACAGACTATCCTGCCCGACCTGACAAGATAAAAAGGGGATTTTTAAACTCAGCAAAGGAAACATTTGAACGAATAACGGTGGATGGCGAGTGCAGCACCAACGATACAGTGATGCTCTTCACAAAAAGGGGCGAGGAAGACCCTAAAGGGCTTGATACCTTCAAGGATAAACTCTATTCCGTTATGAAGGAGCTCTCCATGATGGTTGTGAGAGATGGAGAGGGCGCAACAAGGGTTATCCATATACTGGTGAATGGAGCGGAAAAAAAGGAGATAGCCGAGAAGATAGCGAGGAGGATCGCAACCTCATTGCTCACCAAAACCGCATTTTTTGGATGCGACCCGAACTGGGGAAGGATCATAGCGGCAGTTGGCGATGCTAATGTTCCTGTGCAGCCATCAAAGATTGAGGTTATCATGCAGGGGGAACTACTTGTAAAGAATGGAATTGAAGTACCCTTTAATGAAGAATATCTGAAAAAACTGATGAATAAAAAGGACATAGAGCTCGTTGTAAATCTCCATAACGGAAAGGCCTCCTACGACATGTTTACCACTGACCTCACCTACGACTACATCAAGATAAACGCATCGTATAGAAGCTGATTTTAGCTATCAACTATCAGCAATCAACTTTCAGCAATCAGGAAAATCTAAAGCAAAAAAACATATTTACGTATAGCTTCCTGTAATGTTGTTTTTACTACTTCCCCTTAATATGCAATACTTTAAGCGGTAATGGTTAATACTAATGAGAATCTTAACGGAACATCACAATAGAATAAAGATGCTATATAACGAGGAGGAAAGAAGGGGGTGACAAGGAGTTATTGAATAATTAAAGAGTGTCCACATCACCAAAAGGGCCCGGTTAAAGAATCGAGCCCTTTTTTCATTCAATATTATTTGACCTCATAAACTTCAGCAGTATGGCAGTTGATTGTTACCAGACCGGTAAAAATCGATATTACAACATCTAAGAAGGTGTATTTTGTCTCTACCCTCACATTTGTGTTTGCAGGGACTATATCATCAGTCGTGTTATTAGAAATTGGGACTAACCCCCATAAAGCATACCAAACTCTTTTTTCAGCAATTTTTGTGCCTTCCTGGGTGCTCGGTATAAGTTTAGCGTTACCCGTCACATTAATAGTGGAACAACTACTAAACATGGTGATCATAAAACCAAGACAAACGATTGCAGCAATCACTCTGACATGTTTTGACATACATTACCCTCCTTTTTTTATTAGTGATGTTTCTTTTGGTGGAGATTCTAATCTAATGCCCACCCCCCTCATTTTAAGTTTATGTCATTATTTCTACATAATTTCATTGCCATGTCAAGCACTATTAGCGAAACGTTATACTCCATTTCTAACGGTAATTTTCAGATTTTCGTTTGATAGGAATCGTTTAGTAGTAGGTAGGTGAAGTCCAGTATCACAACCTAATCGTACACTGCCTGTCAGGTCAAATTCTAATTTTTACAGATAAAGCTTCCATGTGCTCTTGATGTAGTAAATTTATACGTTCACAAGCGTTTTTCAAATCTTCTTCATTCACATAATTCTTTAGCCACTTCTGCAATAGTTCTCCCCAACTCCTCTGTGGTTGCCGTCCCCCCGAGGTCAGGGGTTTTAATGTTTTTGTTGGCCAGCACTATCTCGATTGCCTTTTCAATCATCTTTGCTGCATCACTATAACCAAGATGGTCAAGCATCATGGCGCCTGACCATATCTGACCGATAGGGTTGGCAATGCCCTTACCTGCTATATCGGGAGCAGAACCATGGACAGGCTCAAACATGGACGGGAAATCCCGTTCAGGGTTCAGGTTCCCTGATGGAGCAATACCAAGGCTTCCTGCAAGAGCCGGTCCAAGATCCGAAAGAATGTCGCCAAAGAGATTACTTCCCACAAGAACATCGAACCTCTCAGGATGGGATACAATGGCTGCTGTGAGGCCGTCTATGTGGTACTGGTCGGCTTTTATCCCGGGGTATTGTTGAGATATTTCTCTGAATATTTCATCCCAGTAAGGCATAGTAAATACAATTCCGTTCGACTTCGTCGCTGATGTGACATGTTTTTTTGGTCGTTTTTTTGCCAGCTCAAAGGCAAACCGTATTATCCTTTCAACGCCCTTACGGGTAAAGATAGATGCCTGTATCACCATTTCCTGCTCAGTTCCGATATACATCTTTCCACCTACATTAGAGTATTCCCCCTCATTGTTTTCTCTTACTACACAGAAGTCTATATCTTCAGGCCTTTTATCCCTCAACGGGCTTATAATACCCTTCAGGAGCCTTACCGGCCTCAGGTTTACGTATTGACAGAATGTCCTTCGTATTGGGATGAGTAAACCCCACAGGGAAATATGATCGGGCACATCAGGAGCCCCCACAGCACCAAGATAGATAGCATCGAATCCTTTTAATGTTTTTAATCCGTCGGAGGGCATCATCTCACCATGTGATGCGTAATATTCACAGCCCCATGGAAAAAATTCCCATTTACATTCGATACCAAACCTTTTTCCAACAGCTTCAATGACCCTGATACCCTCGGGTACTACTTCTTTCCCGATACCATCCCCAGGAATAACGGCTATCCTATGCATATTTCCTCCTAAAATTGCTTGATGTACCCCAATACATTATTTTCCATAAAATGAATTTTAAAGGAAAATGTAAAAAAGGCAACAAAAAAAACAAAGAAAGGCATTACAATAAAAGGCATGACACATACCTTTTTTAGTTTAAAATTTGCTTTATTTTGTGACAACCATGATATATTCTTACTTAAAGTACATTATAGATTACCAAACATATTAAAGGGGGTAAACTTATCATGGAGCCTCCATTCGTCCTCCTTGCATAAAATCATCCTGGGCTGACCAAATATGGATACCCCTTGAGCCGTGAAGTGTGCCTGACGGTAAGAAGAGTCTTTGGTATCTTGATCGGCTGGAGCCGGAAATCTCTTAAATTTTTTGAATATTTTCTCGCGCTAAAGCATGGCAGGATCCGCGGGTGGCGAAGCTGCCATGGGAATTCCTTTGAGATTCAGAGGGCCTTTTAGAACCGGGCCAGAAAAGGAAAAGACATTCAGCGAGGATGATTATGAAAAAATCGCCGAGGGATTCCCAGGATTCAACCGCCCGGGATTTCCCTCGGCATTCTAAAAATTTTTACCACAATCCCAGAACCTTCCACCAAGGGAAACCGATGCCTATCCAGATGGCAATGTTGACGAAGGAGATGATCAGTCCCAATATCCACCATGTTTTCTGGTCCAAATAACCCGCATTAAAGTAAATCGGCGCAGGTCCCGTTCCGTAATGCGTAATCCCGGCATTGAGCGCGGTAAAGAATCCCAATGTCAGGGCCGCCAGGTAGGGGGGAACATTGGCAGCAATGGCTACCGTCAAGAAAGGAACATACATGGCTGTGGTGTGGGCAGTGGTGCTGGCAAAACCATAATGGGCGTAGAAGTAGACCAGCATGAGGATGATCAAGACCGTAAACCACGCCAATCCCCCAGTGGCTCCTCCGACGGCTACGGCAAACCATTTCATAAAGCCGAGAGCGTTCAGTTGACCGGCCATCATGACCAAGCCGCCAAACCAGATAAGGGCATCCCAAGCTCCCTTCTCGGCCAAAACGTCATCCCAGCGGATCACTCGCGTCACCAGCATGACGCCCACCCCAAGGAAAGCTACCGTGGTGGCATCAATCTTGTTCCATTGCCCCGTTACCCATAATGCCAGGATGAGGAAAAAAACAAAGAGCATAATCTTTTCAGTCCGCTTCATGGGCCCCATCTTTTCCAGCTCATTGTGGGCCATCGCCACGGCTTCAGGTGTAGCTTTAATCTCCGGGGGATAAATCTTGTAAAGGAGGTAAGGAACGATGATGAGCGATAGGATGCCCGGGACAATGGCCGCCAGGGCCCACATCCCCCAAGTGATCGGAATATTCGCGGTCTTCATGGCTAGCTCGGCAATCAACGGGTTAGGGGCCATGGAAGTCATAAACATGGCCGAAGTGATGACTGTGGCCTGATACTCCATTATCATCAGGAAAGCACCGATCTTCCGGGCGGTTTCTCCCGGTTCGGATCCAAAAGTGTTCGAAAGAGCCCGGACAATTGGATAAATAATTCCCCCGGCCCGGGCTGTGTTTGAAGGCATGGCCGGGGATAAAACCAGCTCGCTGGCCACCACGGCGTAAGCCAGGCCCAGAGTCTTGCGGCCGAAGGCCCGGATGAACATGTAGGCAACCCTCCTTCCCAGACCTGTGCTGATGAAACCCCGGGCGACCAAAAAGGCCGTGACGATCAACCAGACCGTGCTGTTGGCAAAGCCCGAAAGAGCCGTCCCAATCTTGAGGACTCCGGTGAAGGCAGTCATCATCACTCCAATGATGACCACGCCCCCCATGGGGAGGGGAGTCAGAATCAAACCGAAGATGGTAGCCACGAAGATGG from Pseudomonadota bacterium encodes:
- the secA gene encoding preprotein translocase subunit SecA; protein product: MIGNILKKIIGTKNERELKRIQPIVDKANTLEEGLKGLSDDELKRKTPLFKERIERGEDLDALLPEAFALVREVARRTINMRHFDVQLVGGVVLHEGKIAEMATGEGKTLVATLPVYLNALTGLGVHVITVNDYLAKRDTQWMGPIYKFLGLSVDTIVHGLDDDERKKAYACDVTYGTNNEFGFDYLRDNMRYTLDECVQREFNYAIVDEVDSILIDEARTPLIISGPAEESTDKYYKINRLVYQLKKDKDFMVDEKAKSAYLTEEGVAKVERLINIDNLYDPKYVDLLHHINQALRAHYLFSRDVDYIVKDGQVIIVDEFTGRLMPGRRFSDGVHQALEAKENVKIERENQTLATITFQNYFRMYKKLAGMTGTADTEALEFKKIYNLDVIVIPTNVPLIRTNYTDVIYRTEKEKFKAVVGEIEELYKKGRPVLVGTLSIDKSERVSEMLKRKGIPHHILNAKNHESEAEVVAQAGRSRAVTISTNMAGRGTDILLGGNPVFLALTMCKGQKDTEEYIKALEEAKRICEKDKEGVIRPGGLHILGTERHESRRIDNQLRGRSGRQGDPGSSRFYVSLEDEIMRLFGSDRVSPILGKLGMKEDMPIEHPFITKAIENAQTKVEGHNFEIRKYLLEYDNVMNKQRETVYGMRREVMKDGNVKDHIYDMIEEICENLVYEYAPEKVYPEEWDLQSLKNRIYETFFFHIDLDSTDIKTITREGLIDIVEEKVFSVYKEKDKLFGEDELRAIEQFITLNSLDTHWKEHLLSLDHLKEGIGLRGYGQKDPLREYQRESFELFLDMLDRVKYDTVKKMFAVQPAKEEITHNEPIMFMNRGDERPLEQKGKKIGRNDPCPCGSGKKYKRCCGK
- the argJ gene encoding bifunctional glutamate N-acetyltransferase/amino-acid acetyltransferase ArgJ, with the translated sequence MISGIEFSGIASGIKGPGLDLGLVLFKEGMNALSLYTRNRVKAAHILYNRRIEHNPIRAILVNSGCANACTGKEGVSDLQIIGNKLSSLLKIRKEEILFASTGVIGRRLPADKIIRSLPALLKGLKETHVESFAKAIMTTDTHPKIVSETFQGKKRYNIVGIAKGSGMINPLFATMLAFIFTDYPARPDKIKRGFLNSAKETFERITVDGECSTNDTVMLFTKRGEEDPKGLDTFKDKLYSVMKELSMMVVRDGEGATRVIHILVNGAEKKEIAEKIARRIATSLLTKTAFFGCDPNWGRIIAAVGDANVPVQPSKIEVIMQGELLVKNGIEVPFNEEYLKKLMNKKDIELVVNLHNGKASYDMFTTDLTYDYIKINASYRS
- a CDS encoding tartrate dehydrogenase — translated: MHRIAVIPGDGIGKEVVPEGIRVIEAVGKRFGIECKWEFFPWGCEYYASHGEMMPSDGLKTLKGFDAIYLGAVGAPDVPDHISLWGLLIPIRRTFCQYVNLRPVRLLKGIISPLRDKRPEDIDFCVVRENNEGEYSNVGGKMYIGTEQEMVIQASIFTRKGVERIIRFAFELAKKRPKKHVTSATKSNGIVFTMPYWDEIFREISQQYPGIKADQYHIDGLTAAIVSHPERFDVLVGSNLFGDILSDLGPALAGSLGIAPSGNLNPERDFPSMFEPVHGSAPDIAGKGIANPIGQIWSGAMMLDHLGYSDAAKMIEKAIEIVLANKNIKTPDLGGTATTEELGRTIAEVAKELCE
- a CDS encoding anion permease, giving the protein MNGKERSVEARIVRGIIVIIIGLIIWYSPIPTGVKKEAWHLLAIFVATIFGLILTPLPMGGVVIIGVMMTAFTGVLKIGTALSGFANSTVWLIVTAFLVARGFISTGLGRRVAYMFIRAFGRKTLGLAYAVVASELVLSPAMPSNTARAGGIIYPIVRALSNTFGSEPGETARKIGAFLMIMEYQATVITSAMFMTSMAPNPLIAELAMKTANIPITWGMWALAAIVPGILSLIIVPYLLYKIYPPEIKATPEAVAMAHNELEKMGPMKRTEKIMLFVFFLILALWVTGQWNKIDATTVAFLGVGVMLVTRVIRWDDVLAEKGAWDALIWFGGLVMMAGQLNALGFMKWFAVAVGGATGGLAWFTVLIILMLVYFYAHYGFASTTAHTTAMYVPFLTVAIAANVPPYLAALTLGFFTALNAGITHYGTGPAPIYFNAGYLDQKTWWILGLIISFVNIAIWIGIGFPWWKVLGLW